One window of the Cryptomeria japonica chromosome 7, Sugi_1.0, whole genome shotgun sequence genome contains the following:
- the LOC131856842 gene encoding uncharacterized protein LOC131856842, whose translation MGTLKSSKSHALATNQGTKEQKGQSSNNNSKDKKQKNSKEKKDQTSVALKATNETQSFKGDKPKKEKSFSEGSNKAKENNKGKGKGKALVTFASSPSTWVLDLGASHYMASSKEEFASLEPCYLDGVKGYRFLHPTTHELFIERSVQFEEGSLSSLSTTSPTPSTLTLESLGIHDSSSDESDSPKQSSTSTSDAENNSKDSPPSSPSHHSEVDDSPPDSPSFSPLWAR comes from the exons ATGGGCACTCTTAagtcctctaagtcacatgccctgGCTACcaaccaaggcacaaaagaacagaaaggaCAAAGTAGTAATAACAATAGTAAGGATAAGAAACAGAAGAATAGCAAGGAGAAGAAGGATCAGACATCAGTTGCTTTAAAAGCAACTAATGAGACCCAATCTTTCAAGGGTGACaagcctaagaaggagaag AGTTTTAGTGAGGGGTCTAACAAGGCAAAAGAAAAcaacaaggggaaaggaaagggcaaggccctTGTTACATTTGCTTCTTCACCATCCACTTGGGTTCTTGATTTGGGTGCTTCACACTACATGGCTTCATCTAAGGAAGAATTTGCATCTTTGGAGCCAT GTTATCTTGATGGTGTGAAGGGTTATCGGTTTCTCCACCctactacacatgagttgttcattgagaggagtgttcagttTGAGGAGGGCTCTTTGAGCTCACTTTCTACCACTTCTCCAACTCCTTCTACTTTGACATTGGAGTCACTTGGGATACATGATAGCTCCTCTGATGAGTCAGATTCACCTAAGCAGTCTTCTACCTCTACTTCTGATGCAGAGAACAATTCAAAGGACTCACCTCCTTCCTCtcctagtcatcattcagaggttgatgattctcctccAGATTCTCCATCTTTCAGTCCACTTTGGGCTAGATAG